Proteins co-encoded in one Pseudorhizobium banfieldiae genomic window:
- a CDS encoding sigma-54 interaction domain-containing protein: MADYQRDLIGEHPSIDALRLLIARVARSPARTVLIYGETGTGKGLVARMLHQQSARATGEFVDINCAAIPDSLLESELFGHERGAFTGAQVKKTGLVEAAHKGTVFLDEIREMDLVLQAKLLSFLDTQSFRRVGAVTTTSVDVRLVAATNKILLGEVTSGRFREDLYYRLQVVAINLPALRERASDVLILSRHFIDKFNRLYNRQIVGLSPDVQEIFLKYPWPGNVRELENLIERIFILEDEDVIHTHHLPDRILRSVKARGQGQGPSSGPREDAEVDLTLGFHEATAHFQKRLIEQALKAADDNLQRAATSLKISRHAMRHQMIKLGLLSE; encoded by the coding sequence ATGGCAGATTATCAGCGCGATCTCATCGGTGAACATCCGAGCATCGATGCCTTGCGGCTGCTTATCGCCCGCGTCGCCAGGAGCCCTGCCAGAACCGTCCTGATCTATGGTGAAACCGGCACCGGCAAGGGGCTCGTCGCAAGAATGCTGCACCAGCAATCGGCACGCGCCACGGGAGAGTTCGTAGATATCAATTGTGCGGCCATTCCCGACAGCCTGCTGGAATCGGAACTGTTCGGTCATGAGCGCGGGGCCTTCACCGGTGCCCAGGTCAAGAAGACAGGTCTCGTTGAGGCCGCTCACAAGGGGACTGTTTTCCTGGACGAGATTCGCGAGATGGATCTTGTCCTGCAGGCGAAGCTCCTGAGCTTTCTGGACACCCAGAGCTTCAGGCGGGTGGGTGCCGTGACAACCACCTCAGTGGATGTCCGGTTGGTCGCGGCGACGAACAAGATTCTGCTCGGCGAGGTGACATCGGGCCGCTTTCGCGAGGACCTCTATTACCGGCTCCAGGTCGTTGCCATCAATCTTCCTGCCCTGCGTGAGCGGGCAAGCGACGTGCTCATCCTCTCGCGGCATTTCATCGACAAATTCAACCGGTTGTACAATCGCCAGATCGTCGGGTTGAGCCCGGACGTGCAGGAGATCTTCCTGAAGTATCCATGGCCGGGCAATGTCCGGGAATTGGAGAACCTGATCGAACGCATCTTCATCCTCGAAGACGAGGATGTCATCCACACCCACCACCTTCCAGACCGGATCCTGCGTAGCGTCAAGGCAAGGGGGCAGGGGCAGGGCCCTTCATCAGGTCCGCGCGAGGATGCGGAGGTGGATCTCACATTGGGCTTCCATGAGGCGACGGCCCACTTCCAGAAGCGGCTTATCGAGCAGGCTCTGAAGGCTGCCGATGACAACCTCCAGCGCGCGGCGACCTCGCTGAAGATCAGCCGTCACGCGATGCGCCATCAGATGATCAAGCTCGGATTGCTGTCGGAGTGA
- a CDS encoding DUF4387 domain-containing protein, producing the protein MTTKKLSDLAKTIRSKNAGTDKITFDIIFRERETYEMVKQSKALTPQTVRQILGIDQSRLTDFVEYDPAYAIKFTILRLSPSGSAGDGDIFGAQQYAPFLDLDIPMPQ; encoded by the coding sequence ATGACCACGAAGAAGCTCTCGGATCTCGCCAAAACCATCCGCAGCAAGAATGCCGGGACCGACAAGATCACCTTCGACATCATCTTCCGCGAGCGGGAGACCTACGAGATGGTGAAGCAGTCGAAGGCGCTGACCCCGCAGACCGTGCGCCAGATCCTCGGCATTGATCAAAGTCGCCTGACCGACTTCGTCGAATATGATCCCGCCTATGCCATCAAGTTCACGATCCTGCGTCTGTCGCCGAGTGGCAGCGCGGGCGACGGTGACATCTTTGGCGCTCAGCAGTACGCGCCGTTCCTGGACCTGGACATCCCTATGCCGCAGTGA
- a CDS encoding acyclic terpene utilization AtuA family protein — protein MRSMTIICPNGHLGFAPLKPASFHLGVERQPDFIAADSGSDDIGPGPLGHDTCASPKAWQEHDLEEMLLASRRLGVPMIIGSAGDTGTNSRVDMYVEMIREIAARHRLPAFKIGWFYSEVDKEFVRSKIRGGSPIQGLDARLNLTEEELDATDRIVAMAGVHPFRALLDQGCDVIIGGRSSDSAVFASAALARGFPEAQSYYLGKVLECASFCAEPYGAKETVLGEITDDWVEVTAMAPEQRCTVASVAGHAMYERSNPFFEYVAGGMLDMTNCAYEQVSEKTTRVTGMEFVPATDFRVKLEGSGKIGERYVGMAGIRDPYTIAHVDEVIEWARTQVRERFGPDGWELHYNVFGRNGIMGEMEPLKDKPAHELMIVVQGVAPTKEMAEEVAITGTRQLFYARLPDVKGTAGGVSFVLDEVMPASPAYRWTLNHTMAVSDPLELFPTHTDIIDSAKLEAAQ, from the coding sequence ATGCGGTCCATGACGATAATCTGCCCCAACGGGCACCTCGGCTTCGCGCCCCTGAAACCGGCCAGTTTTCATCTGGGGGTAGAGCGCCAGCCGGACTTCATTGCGGCCGACAGCGGGAGTGACGATATCGGCCCGGGGCCGCTTGGCCATGACACCTGCGCCAGTCCGAAGGCATGGCAGGAGCACGATCTTGAGGAAATGCTGCTCGCTTCGCGCCGGCTGGGAGTACCGATGATCATCGGGTCCGCCGGGGATACCGGCACGAACAGCCGGGTCGACATGTATGTCGAAATGATCCGCGAGATCGCCGCCCGCCACAGGCTGCCGGCCTTCAAGATCGGTTGGTTCTATTCGGAAGTGGACAAGGAGTTCGTCCGCTCCAAGATCCGGGGCGGCTCACCCATCCAGGGTCTGGATGCGCGCCTCAACCTGACCGAGGAAGAGCTGGACGCCACCGACCGCATCGTTGCGATGGCAGGTGTCCATCCCTTCCGCGCTCTTCTGGATCAGGGATGCGATGTGATCATTGGCGGCCGTTCCTCCGACAGTGCCGTTTTTGCGTCTGCGGCACTGGCGCGGGGCTTTCCGGAAGCACAGTCCTACTATCTCGGGAAGGTGCTGGAGTGTGCATCCTTCTGCGCCGAGCCCTATGGTGCCAAGGAGACGGTCCTTGGCGAGATAACCGACGATTGGGTGGAGGTGACCGCCATGGCGCCGGAGCAGCGCTGTACGGTGGCCTCGGTCGCCGGGCACGCCATGTATGAACGATCGAACCCCTTCTTCGAATATGTGGCGGGTGGCATGCTCGACATGACCAATTGCGCCTACGAGCAGGTTTCGGAAAAGACGACGCGTGTCACCGGCATGGAATTCGTGCCTGCGACCGACTTCCGCGTGAAGCTCGAAGGATCCGGCAAGATCGGTGAACGATATGTAGGCATGGCGGGTATCCGCGATCCCTACACGATCGCCCATGTGGACGAGGTGATCGAGTGGGCCCGTACGCAGGTGCGCGAGCGGTTTGGGCCGGATGGCTGGGAACTGCACTACAATGTCTTCGGACGCAACGGCATCATGGGGGAAATGGAGCCGCTCAAGGACAAGCCGGCGCATGAATTGATGATCGTGGTGCAGGGCGTGGCGCCGACCAAGGAAATGGCCGAGGAAGTTGCCATCACCGGGACGCGCCAGCTCTTCTACGCTCGGCTGCCGGACGTCAAGGGCACCGCCGGTGGCGTTTCCTTTGTTCTCGACGAGGTCATGCCTGCAAGCCCCGCCTACCGCTGGACGCTCAACCACACCATGGCGGTCAGCGATCCGCTCGAACTCTTTCCGACCCATACCGACATTATCGACAGCGCAAAGCTGGAGGCCGCTCAATGA
- a CDS encoding O-antigen polymerase, with the protein MRSLYFLSVVAVTVFYLVYHMLAFSNWEYFSSPYVESLLFSALVCIVAALYPSYVPGPLSPPRNLAILLLVFFPIFSLAYISTPDLGKWYLRYYSSTDFEKNLAVATFYTVISLPLFVIGYGIGEQSAATRSRAHETEVFRTTGLGFFLVLLVIAIGFVGMVIYAGSIGGIGVVISEMQSISNRIAWREISSRWYYAGMVLMTAPAVLALAAIYQKKSLTHIVATAALMIFASAILIITQASREKAIFPLILFAVALFVFRRKDGRSSYGMYIAAIIVMFILVSAFVAQSFLRSGSDGTFDITDILSDFNRLDVTAVMFVDYFTAGNDLLFGLPLLAYPNQFMVKLFEFEPIYNTSALLHRFIFLGDLNAGNPGSPLAGELYMNFGLAGFLLFPIFGFVLARMYVNLHKSNYAFWNTIFFVVTLYFFVFKMCIYTGLSESILMMALVYLPLILWKYMLRVRA; encoded by the coding sequence TTGCGATCATTGTACTTCCTGTCCGTCGTTGCGGTGACAGTCTTCTATCTCGTCTACCATATGCTGGCGTTCAGCAATTGGGAGTACTTCTCCTCTCCTTACGTGGAATCGCTCCTCTTCTCCGCCCTCGTCTGCATAGTGGCGGCGCTTTATCCCTCATACGTTCCAGGACCGCTCTCGCCGCCTCGCAATCTCGCGATACTGTTGCTGGTCTTTTTCCCGATATTCTCCCTGGCGTACATCTCCACCCCCGACCTGGGGAAGTGGTACCTTCGTTACTATTCAAGCACCGACTTCGAGAAGAACCTCGCGGTTGCGACGTTCTACACGGTCATATCTTTGCCGCTCTTCGTGATCGGGTACGGTATCGGGGAGCAAAGCGCCGCGACAAGATCCCGAGCACACGAGACAGAGGTCTTTCGCACCACCGGCCTCGGCTTTTTTCTCGTACTCCTGGTCATCGCCATTGGGTTCGTAGGGATGGTAATATACGCAGGAAGCATCGGGGGAATAGGCGTCGTGATCTCCGAGATGCAAAGCATCTCCAACCGCATAGCTTGGCGCGAGATCTCCAGCAGATGGTACTATGCCGGCATGGTTCTCATGACCGCACCTGCCGTACTTGCGCTGGCGGCGATCTACCAGAAGAAGAGCCTGACACATATCGTCGCCACGGCTGCCTTGATGATTTTCGCGTCTGCCATACTGATCATCACCCAGGCTTCCAGGGAGAAGGCGATCTTCCCGCTGATCCTGTTCGCTGTGGCCTTGTTCGTTTTCCGTAGGAAGGACGGTCGGTCGTCCTATGGGATGTACATCGCGGCAATTATCGTCATGTTCATACTCGTGTCTGCGTTTGTCGCGCAGTCATTCCTCAGATCAGGCTCAGACGGAACCTTCGACATCACCGACATTCTCAGCGACTTCAACCGGCTCGACGTGACAGCCGTCATGTTCGTCGATTACTTTACGGCTGGCAATGACCTCTTGTTCGGCCTGCCTTTGCTCGCTTATCCCAATCAGTTCATGGTAAAGCTCTTTGAGTTCGAGCCGATATACAACACATCCGCCCTTCTGCACCGTTTCATCTTCTTGGGCGACCTGAATGCGGGCAATCCTGGCTCGCCCCTCGCCGGAGAACTGTACATGAATTTCGGCCTTGCCGGCTTTCTGCTTTTCCCGATCTTCGGCTTTGTCCTGGCGCGAATGTACGTGAACCTACACAAGTCGAACTATGCTTTCTGGAACACGATATTCTTTGTAGTGACGCTCTATTTCTTCGTCTTCAAGATGTGCATTTACACTGGGCTTTCCGAAAGCATCTTGATGATGGCTCTTGTCTATCTGCCACTTATCTTGTGGAAATACATGTTGCGGGTTCGCGCCTGA
- a CDS encoding C45 family autoproteolytic acyltransferase/hydolase encodes MKNFDPVQGRPVLLSGSPYERGVSQAAKAGIATEQVGAAIYARVEQARMSGLINAENLRYIEAQRAFLTEHDPHSMAELRGIADGFGLSESDLFLHQHITILRDLVPAADPAPDVDGCSTFAVGAGADGPLVVKNRDFSGTHLGIQRVFLHEGPDIASGRMICVGSAGSPGAYSSGMNDAGLALVDNHVGSRRHGIGWLRYFLMTRILATCATVEEAISFIADRTHAGGGNIVLGDRAGNTAAIELGTDRVGVEKGTLSWRTNHFTTPTMREFNLMEEGDRIDANSIARLEFLSREIPARDWDVAAAAALMATHAEDGLDCGPLCQHSGDGGSQTISSAIFCCTEGRLYFHEGNPCLRQWQSFEIAV; translated from the coding sequence GTGAAGAACTTCGATCCCGTTCAAGGCCGTCCCGTTTTGCTTTCCGGTTCGCCCTACGAACGTGGTGTTTCGCAAGCCGCCAAAGCCGGGATTGCCACAGAGCAAGTAGGTGCCGCCATCTACGCGCGGGTCGAGCAGGCCCGCATGTCCGGGCTGATAAATGCGGAGAACCTGCGTTACATCGAGGCGCAACGCGCCTTCCTGACCGAACATGATCCACATTCCATGGCGGAACTGCGGGGAATCGCGGACGGCTTCGGCCTTTCGGAGAGTGATCTCTTCCTACACCAGCACATCACGATCCTTCGGGATCTTGTGCCGGCCGCAGATCCCGCACCCGACGTCGATGGATGCAGCACCTTTGCGGTCGGCGCGGGAGCCGACGGGCCGCTTGTCGTCAAGAACAGGGATTTCTCTGGGACCCATCTCGGGATACAGCGGGTCTTTCTTCACGAGGGTCCAGACATCGCGAGCGGGCGAATGATCTGCGTCGGCAGTGCCGGCAGTCCGGGCGCCTATTCCAGCGGGATGAATGATGCCGGGCTTGCGCTCGTCGACAACCATGTCGGCTCCCGCCGCCATGGGATCGGCTGGCTGCGCTACTTCCTCATGACACGCATCCTTGCAACTTGCGCGACCGTCGAGGAGGCTATCTCGTTCATCGCCGACCGGACGCATGCAGGCGGCGGCAATATTGTCTTGGGAGATCGTGCCGGGAATACGGCGGCAATCGAACTGGGGACGGACCGGGTCGGGGTCGAGAAGGGAACCCTCTCCTGGCGGACCAATCATTTCACGACACCAACCATGCGCGAATTCAACCTGATGGAAGAAGGGGACCGGATCGACGCCAACTCGATCGCCCGGCTCGAATTCCTGTCGCGCGAAATTCCTGCCCGGGACTGGGATGTCGCCGCTGCCGCCGCCTTGATGGCAACGCATGCGGAGGATGGTCTCGATTGCGGGCCGCTTTGCCAGCATTCCGGGGACGGCGGCTCCCAGACGATCTCTTCCGCAATCTTCTGCTGCACGGAAGGCCGCCTCTATTTCCACGAGGGCAACCCCTGCCTGAGGCAATGGCAGTCATTTGAAATCGCGGTATAG
- a CDS encoding ABC transporter ATP-binding protein has translation MTAHPSPLLEVEGLRTVFDTRAGRAFAVDGVDIAVRPGECLGVVGESGSGKSVTFSSVMGIVRSPGHIEAGSIRFNGVDLRALSPQEMRKVRGRHIAMTMQDALTALNPALTVGEQILEVLYAHDETLPPERNARRKAAIAKAVEMLELVGIASAADRLRNYPHEFSGGMRQRIMIAIALACRPKLLIADEPTTALDVTIQAQVLELIADMRVKLGMSVVLITHDLGVVSEYCDRVMVMYAGQVVEQGPTEAVIGDPRHPYTKGLLGSIPRLSMRGHPITPIEGQVPDLIGLPPQCRFYSRCSERLDACLDVIEMREVGAARRARCIRLPEVEA, from the coding sequence ATGACAGCCCATCCGTCTCCACTTCTCGAAGTCGAAGGTCTTCGGACTGTCTTCGATACGCGCGCCGGCCGGGCTTTCGCCGTCGATGGGGTCGACATTGCCGTCCGACCGGGCGAGTGCCTCGGCGTGGTTGGTGAAAGCGGGTCCGGCAAGAGCGTGACCTTCTCGTCGGTCATGGGAATCGTCCGGTCGCCTGGACATATCGAAGCGGGTTCCATCCGGTTTAACGGCGTCGACCTGCGGGCACTCTCTCCGCAGGAGATGCGCAAGGTCCGTGGCCGCCATATCGCCATGACGATGCAGGATGCATTGACGGCTCTCAACCCGGCTCTCACGGTCGGTGAGCAGATACTCGAAGTCCTCTACGCGCACGATGAGACGCTTCCGCCGGAACGGAACGCTCGGCGCAAGGCGGCAATCGCAAAGGCCGTGGAAATGCTCGAACTGGTCGGCATAGCTTCGGCGGCCGACCGGCTGAGGAACTATCCGCACGAGTTCTCCGGCGGCATGCGCCAACGCATCATGATCGCCATCGCGCTTGCCTGCCGGCCAAAGCTGCTGATCGCCGACGAACCGACGACGGCGCTCGACGTGACGATCCAGGCGCAGGTCCTCGAGCTGATCGCCGACATGCGCGTCAAGCTCGGCATGAGCGTCGTCCTCATCACGCACGATCTCGGCGTGGTCTCGGAATATTGTGATCGGGTCATGGTCATGTATGCCGGGCAGGTGGTCGAGCAGGGTCCGACGGAGGCAGTCATAGGCGATCCCAGGCATCCGTATACCAAGGGGCTCCTCGGCTCGATCCCGCGACTGTCCATGCGTGGCCATCCAATCACCCCGATCGAAGGCCAGGTTCCGGACCTGATTGGACTGCCACCGCAATGTCGCTTCTACTCCCGATGCAGCGAGCGGCTCGATGCCTGCCTGGACGTCATCGAGATGCGCGAGGTCGGCGCCGCTCGCCGGGCTCGCTGTATCCGCCTGCCGGAGGTCGAGGCATGA
- a CDS encoding tetratricopeptide repeat protein yields MVDGRSVLLLRASLLSLGVGFLGAAPSFATDTPASAVEATTKDVVGEVRKLRENPQLGSLPPDMLRDLEKVAGSGDTSALVLLGELYGDGKLVPADPAKSFAAFEQAAQLDSIWGKIHLGRSYISGLGVDADVDRGLALIQEVAETGNGSALQALGELYSRGGPVPVVGDKALDYYQKAAAAGSDSAYVRIGELYRDGGAVSPDPSKAFAAFEQAAQLGNTWGKINLGRAYVSGLGVEADVGRGVALIEEVAATGNGSALQALGELYSRGGPVAVDGGKALDYYEKAAAAGSDSAYVRIGELYRDGGVVLADPAKAFAAFEQAAQLENAWGKINLGRAYISGLGVTSDVERGVALIEEVAATGNAGALQTLGELYSSGGAIPVDGAKALDYYERAAAAGSDSAYVRIGELYRDGGVVPADPRKAFAAFERAAQLGNAWGKIHLGRAYIGGLGVQPDVERGLSLIKEADIAAGWVMIGGYRSQGIVVEADRDAALEAYQKAADKGDVYALVRLAEAYRDGGLTDRDPERSIGLFQRAIDAGHVSARRILGESHLRGRFGARSSRDEGLTLLRQAQSLGDQSAPVTLANLYLYGTGVPKDVNRALELLAEAASGGNSSAAKTLISFYRDGRGRDVPKNLSKASAALSSSEGAFSPLDLMREKLLLSVASAQSSGRISAVLDEIRAAPPVIASPIIASLRHVNANAYVYFLQQELRDRGMYNGPINGLLTRQTIRAVGTLCSTSKTPGQCSYGPLHSRSANAVLKLLDGI; encoded by the coding sequence ATGGTAGACGGACGAAGTGTACTGCTGCTTCGCGCTTCATTACTGTCCTTGGGAGTGGGTTTCCTGGGAGCTGCGCCATCTTTTGCCACCGACACTCCTGCCTCTGCAGTTGAAGCCACCACCAAAGACGTGGTGGGCGAGGTCAGGAAGCTGAGGGAGAACCCTCAACTCGGTTCGTTGCCGCCCGACATGCTGAGAGATCTGGAGAAGGTCGCAGGGAGCGGAGACACGTCGGCATTGGTTCTGCTCGGCGAGCTCTACGGGGATGGCAAACTCGTGCCGGCAGACCCGGCCAAGTCTTTCGCTGCATTTGAGCAGGCCGCGCAACTCGACAGCATATGGGGAAAGATACACCTAGGGAGGAGCTATATCAGCGGCCTGGGGGTTGATGCCGATGTCGACCGTGGGCTGGCACTGATCCAGGAGGTGGCCGAGACGGGGAATGGCAGTGCGCTTCAGGCACTCGGGGAACTCTATTCCCGCGGCGGACCTGTTCCCGTCGTTGGTGACAAGGCCCTCGACTATTATCAGAAAGCGGCGGCGGCCGGCAGTGACAGCGCCTACGTCCGGATCGGCGAGCTCTACCGCGATGGCGGGGCTGTGTCGCCGGATCCGAGCAAGGCTTTCGCAGCCTTTGAGCAGGCGGCGCAACTCGGCAATACCTGGGGGAAGATCAATCTCGGAAGGGCCTATGTCAGCGGCCTGGGTGTGGAGGCGGATGTCGGTCGGGGTGTGGCCCTGATCGAAGAGGTGGCTGCAACTGGAAACGGCAGCGCCTTGCAGGCGCTAGGAGAACTCTATTCCCGCGGTGGACCTGTTGCCGTCGATGGCGGCAAGGCCCTCGATTACTACGAAAAAGCGGCGGCGGCCGGCAGTGACAGCGCCTATGTCCGCATTGGTGAGCTCTACCGCGATGGCGGGGTCGTCCTGGCAGATCCGGCCAAGGCTTTTGCCGCGTTCGAGCAGGCGGCGCAGCTCGAAAATGCCTGGGGGAAGATCAACCTGGGCAGGGCCTATATCAGTGGCCTGGGCGTAACTTCGGACGTGGAACGTGGCGTCGCACTGATCGAGGAGGTGGCCGCCACCGGCAATGCTGGCGCATTGCAGACGCTGGGGGAGCTATATTCCAGTGGTGGCGCCATCCCGGTCGATGGTGCAAAGGCGCTCGATTATTATGAGAGAGCCGCAGCGGCCGGCAGTGACAGCGCCTATGTCCGGATCGGCGAACTCTACCGGGATGGCGGCGTTGTGCCGGCAGACCCGCGCAAAGCCTTTGCTGCATTCGAAAGGGCGGCGCAACTCGGCAATGCCTGGGGGAAGATTCATCTGGGCAGGGCCTATATCGGCGGCTTGGGGGTACAGCCAGATGTCGAGCGCGGTCTGTCATTGATCAAAGAGGCTGACATCGCGGCTGGCTGGGTCATGATTGGCGGCTATCGCTCTCAAGGGATTGTCGTTGAGGCCGACCGCGATGCCGCGCTCGAAGCTTACCAGAAAGCAGCCGACAAAGGCGACGTGTACGCTCTGGTCAGGCTTGCGGAGGCGTACCGGGATGGTGGCTTGACGGATCGCGATCCTGAGAGATCCATTGGCTTGTTCCAAAGAGCTATCGACGCGGGCCATGTCTCTGCTCGACGCATCCTTGGAGAGAGTCATTTGCGTGGCCGATTTGGCGCTCGTTCGTCACGGGACGAAGGACTGACGTTGCTGCGCCAGGCCCAATCTCTCGGAGACCAGAGCGCACCCGTTACCTTGGCCAACCTTTATCTTTATGGCACCGGAGTGCCGAAAGACGTGAATCGTGCTCTGGAACTGCTTGCCGAGGCGGCCAGCGGCGGAAACTCGAGTGCAGCCAAGACGCTGATATCCTTCTACAGGGATGGGCGGGGACGCGACGTGCCGAAAAACCTTAGCAAGGCGAGTGCTGCGCTCTCATCGTCGGAAGGTGCCTTCTCGCCTCTTGATCTGATGCGGGAGAAGCTCCTCCTATCGGTTGCTTCCGCCCAGTCGTCAGGCAGGATCTCTGCCGTTTTGGACGAAATACGCGCGGCGCCACCCGTCATTGCATCGCCGATCATTGCCTCCCTGCGCCACGTCAACGCCAATGCTTACGTCTATTTCCTGCAGCAGGAACTGAGGGATCGCGGGATGTACAATGGTCCTATCAACGGCCTGCTGACGCGCCAGACAATACGGGCTGTCGGCACCCTGTGCTCGACAAGCAAGACGCCCGGACAATGCTCGTACGGCCCCCTGCATTCACGCAGTGCCAATGCCGTTCTCAAGCTCCTGGACGGGATCTAG
- a CDS encoding NAD-dependent epimerase/dehydratase family protein: MGTRGIVFGGSGFIGFHLLKHLAASRAHDKIISVDICAPQARIDGVEYVQHDLRQPVPVLLGEEGSTLYNLVAIRDFPGHPEREYYDVNVVSTQRIIDFAEATGARTIIFTSTMSIYGPGEEPKTEESPLAPVNPYGNSKRVAELLHEGWLHRNQDRKLVICRPAVIFGLYDRGNYTRLAGALRKGRFVYIGRKDTIKSAGYVGDLVRSFTFAGNHPQNYVVYNFAYPNADSIGDIVEKFCSVGSFKRPGMTLPIWLANLAAIPFEVLNKIGFRNPVDRDRLAKLYESTHIVPEWLMSNGFEFQTDLESALGEWRQDSQGKFV; the protein is encoded by the coding sequence ATGGGAACCCGCGGGATTGTATTTGGTGGGAGCGGGTTCATCGGCTTCCATCTACTGAAGCATCTTGCCGCAAGCCGAGCGCACGACAAGATCATCTCGGTAGACATTTGTGCACCGCAAGCTCGCATCGACGGCGTGGAGTACGTTCAGCATGATCTGCGCCAGCCCGTCCCGGTGTTGCTGGGCGAGGAAGGCTCAACTCTCTACAACCTGGTGGCGATAAGAGACTTCCCGGGTCATCCTGAGAGGGAGTATTACGATGTGAACGTCGTCAGCACGCAGCGCATCATCGATTTTGCCGAGGCCACGGGTGCGAGGACCATCATTTTCACGAGCACGATGTCGATCTATGGACCGGGCGAGGAGCCAAAGACGGAGGAAAGCCCTCTTGCTCCTGTGAATCCTTATGGAAATTCAAAGCGAGTTGCCGAGCTTTTGCACGAGGGCTGGCTTCACCGAAATCAAGATAGAAAGCTCGTCATCTGCCGGCCCGCGGTAATATTCGGGCTTTACGACAGGGGAAATTACACACGACTGGCCGGAGCGCTGAGAAAAGGCCGGTTCGTCTATATCGGCCGGAAAGACACGATCAAAAGCGCGGGCTATGTCGGCGATCTCGTCCGTTCGTTCACCTTTGCTGGAAACCACCCGCAGAACTACGTTGTATATAACTTCGCCTATCCGAATGCAGACAGTATCGGGGACATCGTGGAAAAGTTCTGCAGCGTAGGGAGCTTCAAGCGACCCGGGATGACCTTGCCCATATGGCTGGCAAATTTGGCTGCGATACCCTTCGAGGTTCTGAACAAGATCGGCTTCCGTAATCCAGTCGATCGCGATCGACTGGCCAAGCTATATGAGAGTACTCATATAGTCCCCGAATGGCTCATGAGCAACGGGTTCGAATTCCAGACGGACCTGGAATCCGCCCTGGGAGAGTGGCGACAGGATTCCCAAGGCAAGTTCGTCTAG
- a CDS encoding ABC transporter ATP-binding protein — MNETDTQPLLRVDNLTKHYGGQRGPLALLTGKPAINIRALNGVSFDVRRGETLGLIGESGCGKSTLGRTLLRLHEPTSGKVIFDDEDITSLKPDALKAMRRHMQIIFQDPYASLNPRRTVGDIIGLPLKLHGLASGRGDLRDRVAAIMEKVGLKTGHLDRYPHQFSGGQRQRIGIARALISHPKFIVCDEPVSALDVSIQAQIIKLLTDLKEEMGLTYLFVSHDISVIGYLSDRVAVMYLGEIVEMGPVERVLSKPRHPYTQSLMSAVPDVDHPGKRNRVRLTGDLPSPQSPPRGCKFHTRCPLAVDRCRREVPIRQDLGGGHSAACHLLQDNVSILG, encoded by the coding sequence ATGAACGAGACAGATACGCAGCCACTCTTGAGGGTGGACAATCTGACGAAGCACTACGGCGGACAGCGTGGGCCTCTTGCCTTGCTGACAGGCAAACCGGCCATCAACATCCGTGCCCTGAACGGCGTCTCCTTCGATGTTCGACGAGGAGAAACGCTCGGCCTGATCGGCGAGAGCGGTTGCGGTAAGTCGACGCTCGGGCGGACCCTGCTGCGGCTTCACGAGCCGACGTCAGGGAAGGTGATCTTCGATGATGAGGACATCACCAGTCTGAAGCCCGACGCCCTGAAGGCGATGAGGCGACATATGCAGATCATCTTCCAGGACCCCTATGCCTCCCTCAACCCGCGCCGGACCGTGGGAGACATCATCGGCCTGCCGCTCAAGCTTCATGGGCTGGCCTCCGGTCGGGGCGACCTGCGCGACCGGGTGGCGGCCATCATGGAGAAGGTAGGCTTGAAGACTGGTCATCTCGACCGCTACCCACACCAGTTCTCGGGCGGTCAGCGACAGCGGATCGGCATCGCCCGTGCCCTGATCAGCCACCCCAAGTTCATCGTCTGCGACGAGCCTGTCTCGGCGCTGGACGTCTCGATCCAGGCGCAGATCATCAAGCTCTTGACGGACCTCAAGGAGGAGATGGGCCTCACCTACCTCTTCGTGTCCCACGACATATCGGTCATCGGCTATCTGAGCGACCGTGTCGCCGTGATGTATCTCGGCGAGATCGTCGAGATGGGACCGGTTGAACGCGTTCTGTCGAAGCCCCGCCATCCCTACACCCAGAGCCTGATGTCGGCCGTTCCGGATGTCGATCATCCTGGGAAACGAAACCGGGTGCGGCTGACGGGGGACCTGCCTTCGCCGCAATCCCCGCCGCGGGGCTGCAAGTTCCACACCCGTTGTCCGCTGGCGGTGGACCGGTGCCGACGGGAGGTGCCGATCCGGCAGGATCTCGGCGGTGGACACAGTGCCGCATGTCATCTCCTTCAAGACAACGTCTCCATACTGGGGTAA